In one Colletotrichum destructivum chromosome 2, complete sequence genomic region, the following are encoded:
- a CDS encoding Putative 3-hydroxyacyl-CoA dehydrogenase, 6-phosphogluconate dehydrogenase-like domain superfamily yields MASRRTCQQLWRIRHTPNAVTSSRNITNPTSRPVVILGAGVLGRRLAVMWASTGRPVVLHDVDFRALASATVYIGDALTSVCAVRETRPGRVTTSTVLEESCGADPWMVIEALPEDPEIKREMLGKADALVPEDCILASNSSTWPTSALRNLITRPERLLNTHYHLPPRNTYVELMTCGATDRDLMPFLKAQMRGVGFNPLALPHESVGFVFNRIWSAVKSDTLRVLQAELASPRDIDALFRDFFHAEKGPCEKMDEVGLDTVWQVERNRVSMGVVDADKAGYTDWLEENYISRGRLGEKTGDGLYSAEERRLLMEKRALARSLYLTPH; encoded by the coding sequence ATGGCCTCCAGAAGAACCTGTCAACAGCTATGGCGCATCCGTCACACCCCAAACGCCGTCACCTCAAGCAGAAACATCACGAACCCCACATCCCGGCCGGTCGTCATTCTCGGCGCAGGTGttctcggccgccggctcgCTGTCATGTGGGCCTCCACGGGCCGACCCGTGGTCCTCCACGATGTCGACTTTCGGgcgctggcctcggccaccgtCTATATCGGCGACGCCCTCACCAGCGTTTGCGCCGTGCGCGAGACGCGCCCGGGCCGGGTCACGACAAGCACGGTCCTGGAGGAGTCGTGCGGTGCGGACCCATGGATGGTCATCGAGGCGCTCCCCGAGGACCCCGAGATCAAGCGCGAGATGCTCGGCAaggccgacgccctcgtgcCAGAGGACTGCATACTGGCCTCCAACAGCTCGACGTGGCCCACCTCGGCGCTGCGGAACCTCATCACGCGCCCGGAGCGCCTGCTCAACACGCACTACCACCTCCCGCCGCGCAACACGTACGTCGAGCTCATGACCTGCGGTGCGACGGACCGGGATCTCATGCCGTTCCTAAAGGCACAGATGCGCGGCGTGGGCTTCAACCCACTGGCCCTACCGCACGAGtccgtcggcttcgtcttcaaccGGATCTGGTCCGCCGTCAAGTCGGACACGCTCCGGGTCCTGCAGGCGGAGCTCGCGTCTCCGAGGGACATTGACGCGCTGTTTCGCGACTTCTTCCACGCGGAGAAGGGGCCCTgcgagaagatggacgaggtcggTCTCGACACGGTGTGGCAGGTCGAGAGGAATAGGGTGAGCATGGGCGTGGTCGACGCGGACAAGGCGGGATATACGGACTGGTTGGAGGAGAATTACATCTCGAGGGGCCGGCTGGGTGAGAAGACGGGAGATGGGTTGTATTCggcagaggagaggaggttactcatggagaagagggcgcTGGCGAGAAGCTTGTATCTGACGCCGCATTGA